One region of Haladaptatus cibarius D43 genomic DNA includes:
- a CDS encoding ABC transporter substrate-binding protein, with amino-acid sequence MTDTDNLTRRRFLKATGGAATAAALAGCTGGGDGDGDGNGNGDSSGKKLQLINSTMTTLDPVKATDTASGTVIQQIFDPLMNYPNGEIAVENLLVESHEVADDQRTYTFKLKEGVEFHNGNEVTASDVVYSWRRLAESTNSRRSYFILDSIGVEHESTTKTYTNEEGEEEELTVAKSDSLSLKATGDYELEMTLTEPFHSTLEMLAYTSFAVIPEGIVGDIKGYDGKKDHSTFATEDPVGAGPFKFKSWTSDDSAEVTKYENYHGEKAKVDGIHWMISSDANARHTYGIINKNADILYSGSLPTSKYSQDKVKDTSTDDQGRTVGKYGSTAGGATMDYLGVSTISSYYMGFNTEAVPKAVRQACAYLMNQERLVNEVFKGRGEASHHFTPPMIYPGGAKEYKSHAENNYPYGYNTNQRDKAEQVLNEAGYGPGNENFSFTFTVYKSSTTWPKVGNILRDQLKSVNVDMEVETAPFNTLLSRGRKGNLEAYSLGWVMDWPAPDNFLGLLYPPLTDTSKSSPQAYTNWSGTDAANQATSAWEKIQSNRGPTDEAQTARNEAYVTMEEANWEDVVFLPTYHNLEERFSYEWVDVPKYGGAGYSRQMYNNVEIGERTN; translated from the coding sequence ATGACAGATACTGACAACCTGACCCGTCGGCGGTTTTTGAAAGCGACTGGGGGTGCGGCAACGGCTGCCGCGCTCGCTGGCTGTACTGGCGGTGGCGACGGTGATGGCGACGGTAACGGAAACGGCGACAGTAGTGGGAAGAAACTCCAGCTTATCAACTCGACGATGACCACGCTGGACCCGGTCAAGGCGACCGACACAGCATCCGGAACGGTCATTCAGCAGATTTTCGACCCGCTGATGAACTATCCGAACGGGGAAATTGCCGTCGAGAACCTGCTCGTCGAGAGTCACGAGGTTGCCGACGACCAGCGGACGTACACCTTCAAACTTAAGGAAGGCGTCGAATTCCACAACGGAAACGAAGTCACGGCAAGCGACGTCGTCTACTCGTGGCGACGCCTCGCCGAATCGACGAACTCCCGCCGTTCGTACTTCATCCTCGACTCTATCGGCGTCGAGCACGAATCCACGACGAAGACGTACACGAACGAAGAGGGTGAGGAAGAGGAACTCACCGTCGCAAAGTCCGACTCGCTGTCGCTCAAAGCGACGGGCGACTACGAACTGGAAATGACGCTCACCGAGCCGTTCCATTCCACGCTGGAGATGCTCGCCTACACCTCCTTCGCGGTCATCCCAGAGGGAATCGTCGGCGACATCAAAGGCTATGACGGCAAAAAAGACCACAGCACGTTCGCGACGGAAGACCCCGTCGGTGCCGGGCCGTTCAAGTTCAAGTCGTGGACGAGCGACGACTCCGCGGAAGTCACGAAGTACGAGAACTACCACGGTGAGAAGGCGAAGGTAGACGGCATCCACTGGATGATTTCGTCCGACGCCAACGCACGACACACCTACGGTATCATCAACAAGAACGCGGACATCCTCTACAGCGGGAGCCTTCCAACGTCCAAATACAGTCAGGACAAAGTCAAGGACACCAGCACGGACGACCAGGGCCGTACCGTCGGCAAGTACGGTTCGACTGCGGGCGGTGCGACGATGGACTACCTCGGCGTTTCCACCATCAGTTCGTACTACATGGGCTTCAACACGGAAGCCGTCCCGAAGGCCGTTCGACAGGCCTGTGCGTACCTGATGAATCAGGAGCGCCTCGTCAACGAAGTGTTCAAAGGTCGCGGCGAAGCGTCCCACCACTTCACCCCGCCGATGATTTACCCCGGCGGTGCGAAGGAGTACAAATCCCACGCCGAGAACAACTACCCGTACGGGTACAACACGAATCAGCGTGACAAAGCAGAGCAGGTGTTGAACGAGGCTGGCTACGGCCCGGGCAACGAGAACTTCAGCTTCACGTTCACGGTCTACAAGTCTTCGACCACGTGGCCCAAAGTGGGCAACATCCTCCGCGACCAACTCAAATCGGTCAACGTCGACATGGAAGTCGAGACGGCACCGTTTAACACGCTCCTTTCGCGTGGTCGCAAGGGTAACCTCGAAGCGTACTCGCTCGGGTGGGTTATGGACTGGCCAGCACCGGACAACTTCCTCGGCCTGCTCTACCCGCCGCTGACGGACACCTCGAAATCGTCACCGCAGGCGTACACGAACTGGTCGGGTACCGATGCCGCAAACCAGGCGACGAGCGCGTGGGAGAAAATCCAAAGCAACCGTGGCCCAACGGACGAAGCGCAGACCGCCCGTAACGAGGCCTACGTCACTATGGAAGAGGCCAACTGGGAAGACGTCGTGTTCCTCCCGACCTACCACAACCTAGAAGAGCGGTTCTCCTACGAATGGGTTGACGTGCCCAAATACGGTGGCGCTGGTTACAGCCGCCAGATGTACAACAACGTCGAAATTGGCGAACGTACCAATTAA
- a CDS encoding ABC transporter permease: MSRWRYFARRLLLSIPILLFGTTITFVVIRMGPLDPVGAILGPTGDPQAYKQIENQLGLNQPLWQQYIDYMTNMLTLQLGNSWVLQPDTSVYSMIMQYAPVTLWLGFWSVLIALFIGIPLGFYAGLNPNTWSDYTASFGGIVWRAMPNFWLAVILMQVLSQSEGILFGFDWMNWIVPVGVVGRPDLTNLTNLDQFLAALKKIAPAALVLGSASMGNEMRIGRTAVLETVNSNFIETARAKGVPPRSLVWKHIFRNALIPLVPIITGEAYLLIGGSVLVETVFSLNGIGYLFFTAVMQGDLPLVGSLMFIFILLVVIINILQDFLYTIIDPRVGYDGGA; this comes from the coding sequence ATGAGTCGATGGCGCTACTTCGCTCGTCGCCTCCTACTGTCCATTCCCATCTTGCTATTCGGGACGACGATAACGTTCGTCGTCATCCGGATGGGACCGCTTGACCCCGTCGGGGCAATTCTCGGCCCGACAGGGGACCCCCAAGCGTACAAACAAATCGAAAACCAACTCGGATTGAACCAACCACTCTGGCAACAGTATATTGATTACATGACTAACATGCTTACCCTGCAGTTGGGTAATTCGTGGGTGCTTCAGCCAGACACCAGCGTGTATTCGATGATAATGCAATACGCCCCAGTTACGCTGTGGCTGGGATTCTGGTCTGTGCTTATCGCCCTTTTCATCGGTATTCCGCTCGGCTTTTACGCCGGGCTTAACCCGAACACGTGGAGCGACTACACCGCCTCGTTCGGTGGTATCGTCTGGCGTGCCATGCCGAACTTCTGGTTGGCAGTGATTCTGATGCAGGTTCTCTCACAGTCTGAGGGTATCCTGTTCGGATTCGACTGGATGAACTGGATCGTTCCGGTCGGCGTCGTCGGTCGTCCGGATTTGACCAATTTGACGAACTTAGATCAGTTCCTCGCCGCTCTCAAGAAAATCGCACCGGCGGCGCTCGTTCTCGGTTCCGCGTCGATGGGGAACGAGATGCGTATTGGCCGAACCGCCGTGTTGGAAACGGTCAATTCCAACTTCATCGAAACTGCACGAGCGAAGGGGGTTCCACCCCGTTCGCTCGTCTGGAAGCATATCTTCCGGAACGCGCTCATCCCGCTCGTCCCGATTATTACGGGTGAGGCGTATCTGCTTATTGGTGGTTCCGTGCTCGTCGAGACGGTGTTCAGCCTCAACGGAATCGGCTACCTGTTCTTCACCGCAGTCATGCAAGGGGACTTACCGCTAGTCGGTTCGTTGATGTTCATATTCATCCTCCTCGTCGTGATAATAAACATCTTACAGGACTTCCTGTACACCATCATCGACCCCCGTGTCGGATACGATGGAGGTGCCTGA
- a CDS encoding ABC transporter permease gives MSRTPNAENERPIRERITDNPRPAMLWFAGFALLVALEFGALASTVMSMPWELLMDKLPSFLTSIAAPFATVGDALADIPTLLSRNIFDNSGWRLPGGGWGGTFLGLSPAIVWALRVVLVYTYALVFLYWLWRGYLTFREHYRYADWTPRDDMVNRFRGHSWGIFGFIVVFMFVVMAVFAPALGTTTVERTIDNPFSYETKYLDKETGQVETTLIGEANRGSGSEGAGANVAPMTYDAFDRWHPFGTMPSGKDMFTFMVHGARISLFIGVVAIGLSGLIAAGFALLTAYYKGLVDLAVVIVGDSIMSLPRLLFLILLSFVLQGTWIAGVYNGGLLLALLFAATGWPFLWRAVRGPAFQVAEQEWIDAARSFGQKPRVTMQKHMAPYILGYLLVYASMTLGGIIIAVAGLSFLGLGVQAPTPEWGRAVDVGQDFVATQSWHISFIPGVLIVLVVTAFNALGDGIRDAIDPQSDSGEDGSSEVAAAGGSGA, from the coding sequence ATGAGTCGTACTCCTAACGCTGAAAACGAACGACCGATTCGAGAACGTATCACAGACAACCCACGCCCGGCGATGCTTTGGTTCGCCGGATTCGCCCTTCTCGTCGCGCTCGAATTCGGCGCGCTGGCGAGTACCGTAATGTCGATGCCGTGGGAGTTGCTGATGGACAAACTGCCGTCGTTCTTGACGTCCATCGCCGCGCCGTTCGCCACTGTCGGTGACGCACTCGCGGATATTCCGACGTTGCTGTCGAGGAATATTTTCGACAATTCCGGATGGCGACTGCCCGGTGGCGGATGGGGCGGAACGTTCCTCGGACTGTCTCCGGCAATCGTCTGGGCACTTCGCGTCGTGCTCGTCTACACATATGCTCTCGTCTTCCTGTACTGGCTCTGGCGCGGCTACCTGACGTTCCGCGAGCACTACCGCTACGCAGATTGGACGCCGCGTGACGACATGGTCAACCGATTCCGCGGTCACTCGTGGGGAATATTCGGCTTCATCGTCGTTTTCATGTTCGTCGTGATGGCGGTTTTCGCCCCGGCGCTCGGTACGACGACGGTGGAGCGAACCATCGACAATCCGTTCTCCTACGAAACCAAATATCTGGACAAGGAAACGGGGCAAGTCGAGACTACTCTCATCGGTGAGGCAAACCGCGGGTCGGGCTCGGAAGGTGCCGGTGCCAACGTAGCTCCGATGACCTACGACGCCTTCGACCGATGGCATCCGTTCGGTACCATGCCGTCCGGGAAGGACATGTTCACATTCATGGTACACGGTGCGCGTATTTCGCTGTTCATCGGTGTCGTCGCTATCGGCCTCAGCGGACTCATTGCGGCAGGCTTCGCCCTGCTGACGGCGTACTACAAAGGTCTCGTTGACCTCGCTGTCGTCATCGTGGGTGATTCCATCATGTCGCTTCCGAGACTGTTGTTCCTCATCTTACTATCCTTTGTCCTCCAAGGGACGTGGATAGCTGGCGTTTACAATGGCGGGCTCCTCTTGGCGTTGCTGTTCGCCGCTACCGGGTGGCCGTTCTTGTGGCGTGCCGTCCGTGGTCCCGCGTTCCAAGTTGCGGAACAGGAGTGGATTGACGCAGCGAGAAGCTTCGGACAGAAACCGCGCGTGACGATGCAAAAACACATGGCACCATACATCCTCGGCTACCTACTCGTGTACGCTTCAATGACGCTCGGTGGTATCATCATCGCCGTTGCGGGGCTGTCGTTCCTCGGACTCGGTGTCCAAGCGCCGACGCCGGAATGGGGTCGGGCAGTGGACGTCGGGCAGGACTTCGTGGCAACGCAGTCATGGCACATCTCGTTCATTCCGGGTGTGCTTATCGTACTGGTCGTGACCGCGTTCAACGCGCTCGGTGATGGCATCCGTGACGCCATCGACCCACAGAGTGACTCCGGTGAAGACGGCAGTTCCGAAGTCGCCGCGGCAGGAGGGAGTGGTGCATAA
- a CDS encoding ABC transporter ATP-binding protein, translated as MASSQYSTSKTSEDAILQVENLQTAFFTDKEVIRACDGVSFDIKRGETVGIVGESGSGKSVTARSIMGLVDSPGRILGGSIKFRGEELTSKSEKQYRKLRGGDIAMVFQDPLTSLNPVYSVGNQIKEALKLHQDISGTEATKEAISLLEAVGIPDASRRVKEYPHEFSGGMRQRAVIAMALACDPELLICDEPTTALDVTIQAQILELLDELQEERDLAIMFITHDMGVIAEIADRVNVMYAGEIIESAPVVELFENPRHPYTQGLLRSIPGSNLDATRLETIEGDVPTPNEPATYCRFAPRCPKAFAECDKVHPVPLSVNEDAENHTSACLLYPEDVSQSDAVEMHRNAETESEEEL; from the coding sequence ATGGCGTCGAGCCAATACTCCACGTCGAAAACCAGTGAGGACGCAATCTTGCAGGTGGAGAACCTCCAAACCGCGTTCTTCACCGACAAGGAAGTCATCCGCGCCTGCGACGGTGTCTCGTTCGACATCAAGCGCGGTGAGACGGTCGGTATCGTCGGCGAGTCCGGTTCTGGAAAGAGCGTGACCGCACGCTCCATCATGGGACTTGTCGATTCGCCGGGACGGATTCTCGGCGGCAGTATCAAATTCAGGGGCGAGGAACTGACCTCGAAGTCGGAAAAACAGTACCGGAAACTTCGCGGCGGGGACATCGCAATGGTGTTCCAAGACCCGTTGACGAGTTTGAACCCCGTCTACAGCGTCGGGAACCAAATCAAAGAGGCGCTGAAACTCCATCAGGACATCAGCGGAACGGAGGCGACGAAGGAAGCCATCAGCCTGCTCGAAGCTGTCGGGATTCCGGACGCCTCCCGTCGGGTCAAAGAGTATCCACACGAGTTCTCGGGTGGAATGCGTCAGCGTGCCGTCATCGCGATGGCGCTGGCCTGTGACCCCGAACTGCTAATCTGTGACGAACCGACGACCGCGCTGGACGTGACGATTCAGGCGCAAATCCTCGAACTCCTCGATGAACTTCAGGAAGAGCGCGACCTCGCAATCATGTTCATCACGCACGACATGGGCGTTATCGCCGAAATTGCAGACCGCGTCAACGTGATGTACGCGGGCGAAATCATCGAAAGTGCTCCCGTCGTCGAACTGTTCGAGAATCCACGGCATCCCTACACGCAGGGGCTTCTGCGGAGCATTCCCGGCAGTAATCTGGATGCAACGCGCCTCGAGACCATCGAGGGCGACGTGCCGACGCCGAACGAACCGGCGACCTACTGCCGGTTTGCTCCCCGGTGTCCCAAAGCGTTCGCAGAGTGTGACAAAGTCCATCCCGTACCGCTTTCGGTCAACGAGGATGCGGAAAACCACACGTCCGCGTGCCTGCTGTATCCGGAGGACGTGTCACAGTCAGACGCTGTCGAGATGCATCGCAACGCCGAAACAGAAAGTGAGGAAGAACTATGA
- a CDS encoding ABC transporter ATP-binding protein, translating into MSKVQQTESESVSVSEGETLVQVNNLKTYYGEGGLVGSNPVKAVDGVSLNIKRGETLGLVGESGCGKSTLGRTLIQLENATDGEVLFDGTDITELSGTELKNWRRNSQMVFQDPESSLNDRMTVGEIVREPLDVHDWKTPRERRQHVRELLDVVGLQPEHYYRYPHQFSGGQRQRIGIARALALEPEFIVLDEPVSALDVSVQAQILNLLEDLQEEFGLTYLFIAHDLSVVRHICDRVAVMYLGHIMELGGAEELFENPKNPYTISLLSAIPDPDPTAKGDRITLRGTPPSPRDPPKGCPFSTRCPMKIRPEEFQHIDDDLWVAVEVFREVVRERSRAERSMTDQVKEILGMETRFSDIGEIRQELFAEFDVPREVEKHIDEAAGYIENNSDKQARNYLRDVFGSVCDAENPDDNVVSNTGRFSHCHRHLDDYEEPDEFTPYTMR; encoded by the coding sequence ATGAGCAAGGTACAGCAAACCGAATCTGAATCAGTCAGCGTCTCGGAAGGCGAAACGCTCGTACAGGTCAACAATTTGAAGACCTACTACGGCGAGGGCGGACTCGTCGGGTCGAACCCCGTCAAAGCCGTTGACGGTGTTTCGCTGAACATCAAACGCGGCGAAACGCTCGGACTGGTCGGTGAATCCGGCTGTGGTAAATCGACGCTCGGCCGAACGCTCATCCAGTTGGAGAATGCGACGGACGGCGAAGTGCTGTTCGACGGCACTGACATCACCGAACTCTCCGGCACGGAACTCAAAAACTGGCGGCGGAACAGCCAGATGGTGTTCCAAGATCCGGAATCCAGCCTCAACGACCGGATGACTGTCGGTGAAATCGTCCGCGAACCGCTAGACGTCCACGACTGGAAGACGCCGCGTGAGCGCAGACAGCACGTCCGCGAACTGCTCGACGTAGTCGGGCTTCAACCGGAACACTACTACCGCTATCCGCACCAGTTTTCCGGCGGTCAGCGCCAGCGTATCGGTATCGCCCGTGCGCTCGCACTCGAACCCGAGTTCATCGTGCTGGACGAACCGGTGTCGGCACTGGACGTGTCCGTGCAGGCCCAGATTCTCAACCTGCTCGAAGATTTGCAGGAGGAGTTCGGCCTCACCTACCTGTTCATCGCGCACGACCTCTCCGTGGTTCGCCACATCTGTGACCGCGTCGCGGTGATGTATCTCGGTCACATCATGGAACTCGGTGGGGCAGAAGAGCTGTTCGAAAATCCGAAAAATCCGTACACCATTTCGCTGTTGTCCGCGATTCCCGACCCCGACCCGACGGCGAAAGGCGACCGAATTACCCTTCGTGGGACGCCACCAAGTCCGCGCGACCCGCCGAAAGGCTGTCCGTTCAGTACGCGCTGTCCGATGAAAATTCGCCCGGAGGAGTTCCAGCACATCGACGACGACCTGTGGGTCGCCGTCGAAGTGTTCCGCGAAGTCGTGCGCGAACGCTCGCGGGCAGAGCGGTCGATGACCGACCAAGTGAAAGAAATCCTCGGAATGGAGACGCGCTTTTCGGACATCGGCGAGATTCGTCAGGAACTGTTCGCCGAGTTCGACGTGCCGCGAGAGGTGGAAAAACACATCGACGAGGCCGCGGGGTACATCGAAAACAACAGCGACAAGCAGGCTCGTAACTACCTCCGCGACGTGTTCGGAAGCGTTTGTGACGCCGAAAACCCGGACGACAATGTCGTGAGCAACACCGGTCGCTTCAGTCATTGTCACCGACATCTGGACGACTACGAAGAGCCGGACGAGTTCACGCCCTACACGATGCGGTAA
- a CDS encoding DUF7555 family protein: MVDANQSPRRFRQLLDALVYAVAVAGFAFVVGVVVSFLFGSDLVGVKYSLFLIGFLLFGYATLLMLPSAPWDVNKTDDGGVEIVRNKERSEVIGSREETRFQATVQRIPPLSHYSIPPEERLSSSTKLFVASIAVLATSYIMEAVFGVGL, translated from the coding sequence ATGGTCGATGCGAACCAGTCCCCACGGCGGTTTCGACAGCTGCTTGACGCGCTCGTCTACGCAGTCGCGGTGGCTGGCTTCGCGTTCGTCGTCGGCGTCGTGGTGAGCTTTTTGTTCGGTTCCGACCTCGTCGGAGTGAAATACTCCCTCTTTCTCATCGGATTCTTGCTTTTCGGCTACGCGACATTGTTGATGCTTCCGTCCGCACCGTGGGACGTCAATAAAACCGACGACGGTGGCGTCGAAATCGTACGAAACAAAGAGCGAAGCGAAGTTATCGGGTCGCGCGAGGAGACGCGATTCCAAGCGACGGTACAGCGAATTCCGCCGCTGTCCCACTATTCGATTCCACCAGAAGAACGACTTTCGTCCTCGACGAAGCTATTCGTCGCCAGTATCGCGGTGCTCGCCACGTCCTACATCATGGAAGCTGTGTTCGGCGTAGGGTTGTAA
- a CDS encoding DUF7529 family protein, which produces MPEIGDEDVNYADRIAANADVEKGAWKRTLDDMEAMAEELEEEGWNVIDIPASHTAPENPDAGRTDRFGFVYVIPDNYADEFSEAVEAGTFPSYQVFRQEMSSRVFMLTQYLDPDTETAILIAGTYEMMHAPALVKAAMREEEMFSHVQTIDGTVLGSFRHDDYTKFFPNPEKYENYVVEPNVGDHHDEE; this is translated from the coding sequence ATGCCAGAAATCGGTGACGAGGATGTAAACTACGCCGACCGTATTGCGGCCAATGCAGATGTCGAGAAGGGGGCGTGGAAGCGGACGCTTGACGATATGGAAGCGATGGCTGAAGAACTCGAAGAGGAGGGATGGAATGTCATCGACATTCCGGCCAGTCATACCGCGCCCGAAAATCCGGATGCGGGACGAACCGACCGGTTCGGATTCGTGTACGTCATTCCGGACAACTACGCCGACGAGTTCAGCGAGGCAGTCGAAGCGGGAACCTTCCCGTCCTATCAGGTGTTCCGTCAGGAGATGTCCTCCCGCGTGTTCATGCTGACGCAGTATCTCGACCCTGACACGGAAACCGCGATTCTCATCGCCGGAACGTACGAGATGATGCACGCGCCAGCACTCGTCAAAGCCGCAATGCGGGAAGAGGAGATGTTCAGCCACGTCCAAACCATCGATGGCACGGTTCTCGGGTCATTCCGCCACGACGATTACACGAAATTCTTCCCGAATCCGGAGAAGTACGAAAACTACGTCGTCGAACCGAACGTTGGCGATCACCACGACGAGGAGTAA
- a CDS encoding CBS domain-containing protein, which produces MNVAEAMTPRSDVVTVELPGTRDDVLEYLQERSFSSVPVVKQTDDGEQYRGLISRDDLIENPDEDQLALLMREVATTTQDATIEEVANLMLDEGTRRVPVVDGELEGIVTVTDVVRAIAEGEADGDTEVGTLANKDVNTCYVDSPLTVAEREIFYANVPYAVVLDADGEMDGIITEVDIIEVARVVEGEDDTGGSIANEDDDWMWEGIKSVGNSYIPTRNVEIPSTPVREFMTENVVNVTKRKTAREVSQMMLNNDIEQVPLVSGDKLVGIVRDVNLLEALK; this is translated from the coding sequence ATGAACGTTGCCGAAGCGATGACGCCCCGGTCAGACGTGGTTACCGTCGAGCTTCCGGGCACGCGCGATGACGTGCTCGAATATCTCCAAGAACGCTCGTTTTCCTCCGTTCCGGTCGTCAAACAGACTGACGACGGCGAGCAGTACCGTGGCCTCATCTCCCGTGACGACCTCATCGAAAACCCCGACGAAGACCAACTCGCGCTGTTGATGCGCGAGGTAGCGACGACGACGCAGGACGCAACCATCGAGGAAGTCGCCAACCTGATGCTGGACGAAGGCACGCGCCGCGTCCCAGTCGTGGACGGCGAACTCGAAGGAATCGTCACCGTCACCGACGTGGTTCGAGCGATTGCCGAAGGCGAAGCCGACGGCGACACCGAAGTCGGAACGCTGGCCAACAAGGACGTGAACACCTGTTACGTCGATTCACCGCTGACGGTCGCAGAACGCGAGATTTTCTATGCGAACGTCCCCTACGCAGTCGTTCTCGACGCGGACGGTGAGATGGACGGTATCATCACCGAAGTCGATATTATCGAAGTCGCTCGCGTTGTCGAGGGCGAAGACGACACCGGCGGAAGCATCGCTAACGAGGACGACGACTGGATGTGGGAAGGAATCAAATCGGTCGGCAACAGCTACATCCCGACGCGGAACGTCGAGATTCCGTCTACGCCCGTCCGAGAGTTCATGACCGAAAACGTCGTGAACGTCACGAAACGCAAAACCGCGCGTGAGGTGTCCCAGATGATGCTGAACAACGACATCGAACAGGTTCCGCTCGTCAGCGGCGACAAACTCGTCGGCATCGTCCGGGACGTGAACCTGCTGGAGGCACTGAAATGA
- the glyS gene encoding glycine--tRNA ligase, producing the protein MSDELVELAKRRGFFFQAAEPYGGVSGFYVYGPQGAALKRNIEDSWRDRFQVQEGHREIEAPTIMPEPVFEASGHLDTFDDMLVECPECGESHRADHLIEDNTDIEDAESYPLDEVGDLIADHDLHCPDCDTPLAGEPVEDFNLMFETDIGPGSGQPGYLRPETAQGIFVEFPRLKEYARNSLPFGTTQIGKAYRNEISPRKSIVRVREFTQAELEHFIDPEEDEPPLERVEDVEVRLYSAPEQNADDGDYLDTTIGEAVEEGIIASDWVAYYVGVAQEWYERIGIDMNRFRFRQHLAGERSHYASDCWDAEGEIGGDWIELAGISDRSDYDLSKHGEYSDDDFTVFRQYDEPKVVERATVEPDMSYLGPEFGGAAGDITDALQRLAERNRSAFDSDEVTVEAGGESYTIPVGKTGFSVDEVKESGEHITPHVIEPSIGVGRALYTVLVHSYEQDDVEGETRTRLALEPELAPTTVGVFPLMDKDDMGETARDIATELRTSGFDVTYDDSGNIGRRYRRQDEVGTPFCVTVDYEGLEDDSVTLRERDSTEQVRVPVSDLADILTDLRSGDREFSDL; encoded by the coding sequence ATGAGCGACGAACTGGTCGAACTCGCCAAACGGCGCGGCTTTTTCTTCCAAGCCGCAGAGCCGTACGGCGGCGTTTCGGGCTTCTACGTCTACGGCCCGCAGGGTGCGGCGCTAAAACGCAATATCGAGGACTCGTGGCGCGACCGATTCCAAGTGCAAGAAGGCCACCGCGAAATCGAAGCCCCGACCATCATGCCGGAACCCGTATTCGAAGCCTCGGGTCACCTCGACACCTTCGACGACATGCTGGTCGAATGCCCGGAATGCGGCGAGAGCCACCGTGCCGACCACCTCATCGAGGACAACACGGATATCGAGGACGCGGAAAGCTACCCACTGGACGAAGTCGGCGACCTCATCGCAGACCACGACCTGCATTGCCCGGACTGCGACACTCCGCTTGCAGGCGAACCTGTCGAGGATTTCAACCTCATGTTCGAGACGGACATCGGCCCCGGTTCGGGCCAACCCGGCTACCTCCGCCCGGAGACGGCACAGGGAATTTTTGTGGAGTTCCCGCGACTCAAAGAGTACGCGCGCAACAGCCTTCCGTTCGGTACTACGCAAATCGGCAAAGCTTACCGGAACGAAATCAGTCCGCGAAAATCCATCGTTCGCGTCCGCGAGTTCACGCAGGCGGAACTGGAACATTTCATCGACCCCGAGGAGGACGAACCGCCACTCGAACGCGTCGAAGACGTGGAAGTGCGACTGTACTCGGCACCCGAACAGAACGCGGACGACGGCGACTATCTCGACACGACGATTGGCGAAGCGGTCGAAGAAGGCATCATCGCAAGCGACTGGGTCGCTTACTACGTCGGCGTCGCCCAAGAGTGGTACGAGCGAATTGGCATCGACATGAACCGGTTCCGATTCCGCCAGCACCTCGCGGGCGAACGCTCGCACTACGCGAGTGACTGCTGGGACGCTGAGGGTGAAATCGGCGGCGACTGGATTGAACTCGCCGGTATCTCCGACCGAAGCGATTACGACCTCTCGAAACACGGCGAGTATTCCGACGACGACTTCACCGTCTTCCGACAGTACGACGAACCGAAGGTGGTCGAACGAGCGACGGTCGAACCGGATATGAGCTATCTCGGGCCGGAATTCGGCGGCGCGGCGGGCGACATCACCGACGCGCTCCAGCGTCTCGCGGAGCGCAACCGCTCGGCGTTCGACAGCGACGAAGTCACTGTCGAAGCAGGTGGCGAATCCTACACGATTCCGGTCGGGAAAACCGGCTTCAGCGTCGATGAGGTCAAAGAATCCGGCGAACACATCACGCCGCACGTCATCGAACCCTCCATCGGTGTGGGTCGCGCACTCTACACCGTCCTCGTTCACTCCTACGAACAGGACGACGTTGAGGGCGAGACGAGAACCCGACTCGCGCTCGAACCCGAACTCGCGCCGACTACAGTGGGTGTTTTCCCACTGATGGATAAAGACGACATGGGCGAAACAGCGCGCGACATCGCCACCGAACTGCGTACCAGCGGTTTCGACGTGACCTACGACGACTCGGGTAACATCGGTCGGCGCTACCGACGCCAAGACGAAGTCGGCACGCCGTTCTGTGTCACCGTGGACTACGAAGGCCTCGAAGACGACAGCGTGACGCTCCGCGAACGCGATTCGACCGAACAGGTTCGAGTCCCCGTTTCTGACCTCGCCGACATTCTCACCGACCTTCGGAGTGGCGACCGCGAATTTAGCGACCTGTAA